The following nucleotide sequence is from Pseudarthrobacter psychrotolerans.
GCCAGCAGGTCATCCAAATGGCAGTGGATATTCGACGGCTCCTCAGCCGGCATTAGACCAGCCCCTCAGTGTCTTTCTGTAGCCGACGGCCGTACTCGAAGACCCCCGCGACCAGGAGCAGGACAATGCCCAGCATCAGCGGGCCGAGGTTGAAATTCGCCGAGAAGATCTGCGACTCCTCTGGGACCCGTGCGTTCGCCCCGATCATCTCAGCAAGCCGGCTCCGGGCCATCCCATCGAGAACCTGGCCAACCATACCCGCCACTACGAGGACGATTCCGGCTGCCCCGACCAGGTGGGCGGACCTTGCCGTGAAGAGAATCCTGCCCTGAAGCCGGTAGGCCAGCAGGAACACCAGAGCCAGGATCGCCAGGATCCCGACCTGGTTCAGAACGCCTGCCCACGCCAGGTTTGCAGCCGACCCAGAAGGTAGGACCGGAATGGTTGCTTCCACTGACGTGAAGTGCCCTGTGGCCTCCAACGAAAGGCCAGTGGCCGTCTGGTTTGACGTGGCCACCGGAAGCACGAGGGTCACCGGCCCGGTAAACAGCCCGACTGTACCGAATACGGTCGCGGCCGTTGTAACGAGAGCTGCAAAGCCAGAAGCGATCATCAGGAAGATGGCATCGGTCCTCGATACAACCTTCTTCTGGCCGGTTTCGGCTGCTCCGCGCGTGAGTTTCATCGTTCCCCCAATTATCGAAAATCGTTAATAACGACATTCGATAACCTACCTGCTCCGCAGCCGCCGGTCAATGGCAATCAGGACCAGACCTATAGCCTGCACACCAGGCTTTCCCTGGAGATTCGGCCCGGATCCTGGATTGCTACTCGCTGTCCGGTTCCCCGTCGTCTATGATCTCGCCGGAGGCTATGCGTGCAGCAGTGCGCCGATACGCCTGGTTGATGTAGTCCTCGACGTCCTGGCGCCCGGTGCGCCACAGGCCGCGGTTATCTTGACTTGATTCAGACGGTGAGAATCGTGCGCAGCTCACCGGTCCTGATGAGGCCCCTGATGAGGCTTTGCTTGACGTTCAGCTCTTCAGCGGCCTGCTCGATGGTCAGGAAGCGGCGTTGTGTGGGTTCGTCAGACACCGGACCATCCTATGTGCGCGAAGATAAGTGCAGCGGTCGTAGACTCGGTCCATGAAGTCGGGATGGGGGATCTTGGGAACGTCACTGCTGGTTGCTGTGGGGCTGCCAACCACTGGATGCAGTGTCGTATGCCCGGCCGTGGGGTACGCCAGCCTCATTACCGTCAATGTCGAAGGCAACGCCGCGGCCGTCGATGAGGTGCAGTTATGCAGCGACCAGGGATGCTCCGAACGGCTGCCGGACTACGGGCCCGCCGTACCCATGAAGTCAGTCCGGCCAGGCTTGCCGAGTCCCACGGCACCGAGCCCCGCCGCTCCAAGCACTCCCCCGGCCGCCTTTCTTGCCACGAGGACCGACGCGAAGACCTGGACGTTCAGCATTTCCCAGCGGGGGCTACCGAAACACGTGACGGTCCGCGCCCTGGCACCCAACAAGACCGTGCTGGCCGAGCAGGAAAACGACCTCGTATGGACCAGGGTCGGCGGGTCCGAGCAGTGCGGCGGACCAGTCACCACTCCCCCAATCACCGTTAAGGTCGGCGCGAAGTAGCCCAGCCTGGCAGGTGATGACCATTCACTACTCTTCTATCCCCGCTGCCGGCGGCCGGCTGCGGACACGGCGATCATCGCGGCACTGGGTTCGCTTGGTGATGTGGGATTATCCGAGGCTCTCGAACACCATGGTTGCCTGGATGCGGTCACCTCCGCCAAGTCCCTTGCTCCCGCTGCTAGAGGTGGTAATCGTGTGGAGCCGGTAGCCCTTCGCGGCCTGATCATTGATCGCCTTCTCCAGGGAGGTCAGGTTGCCCGAACCGGTTCCCCACAGTTTCTCTTTGAGTATCACCTGTATGACGACGTACTGCATGACGCTGCTTCCTTCCGTTGCTGGTCAACTGGCAGCAATGCTAGTTGATGCGTCACGTTCCTCCGGGGCAGGGGCGCGGGGCGTCAAGGGTTTCGCCGCCCGCCGGTAATGCCTGTTCCGGCTTCTTAAGGTCGGGGTTGCCCCGGTGAACCGAATTGGTGCTCGTACGTCTGAACTACGGCCAAGGTGTCCATGAAGCGGCAATGAATCCAGAAGGCAGATGATGTTTGCAGGGCCAGCCAACGGGCGACTGGCACTCCCCTGGCTTCGGGAAGCCACTCCTCGACCAGCTCTTCACGCAACAGGGCGACGGTTAGGGCCCGGATTGATTCTGCCCATGTGACCTGTCTTGGGCTGCCTTTGAGCTGAGGCCACGACGATGGCCATTTATCTTCCAGCCCCTTCGGAGTGTGCTTCAGGGCTTCAAGAAGCGCCTCCTGTGATGCTCTCTGTTCTTCGGCCCACCGTTTTCGCGCTGCCACGTTCCGTGCCTTTTTGGCAGCTTCACGCAAACGCGCGTCCTCAGCCTGCTGCTGCTGTCGCTCGCGCTCCGCGGCTTGTCGGCGTTCCACTGCCTCTTTGGCCTGCCGGCGATGGGCCGAGTCCAAACCATGAGCGGTGACCTCCCACTCAGGAAAATCTCCGTCCGGGAAAGGTTGGTACTGTGGGGCGGTCCCGCCGGCACCCCCAGTCCGGCGGGACTTTTCTTTGCTCGTCCCAGTTCGAAACGGAACACCCTGGTCGGGCACTCCCCCGCTGGTCGGGATCCATCATTATCCGATGTCGTGCCCGCCCTTTTTGCGTAGGTTCCGGGCCTTTTCGCGGCGTCTCGGGGACTTTGTAGCGGAGGGAACGAAGCGAGGGGCCTGTAGGGTCAACAAGTATGACGTTAGAACCAACTCAGGCCCTGGGCACCCCTCGACACTTGGTATCCATCGGGCACGTGCACGTTACGGAACTGCATGCCATAACACCCGCCGGAACTTGGCCCCTTGCGGACGTCAACATAACGACATCGGACCAGACCTCGACCACGACGCACACACCCGCCTGGGCAATTGTCATGGTGATCCTCTTCATCTGGTTCTTCCTCCTGAGCCTGCTCTTTCTCCTGGCCAGGCAAACACGCGTCAACGGCTTCATCGCTGTGAACATTCAGGCTGGACCCCACACCTACACCGAGCAGGTCCCGGTCAGTTCGGCACAACAGCGCCATGACACCCTGAACCGGGTCCTATATGTGCAGGGCCTTATCGGCCACGCACGCCAAGGACAGACCCGCTAAGTCCGGGTGTGTACCGGGCGCCCGTAGGCCTGGGATGGCCACCCGCATTGAGGGTGCCTTGGTAAATAGCGCAGTTGGTTCCGTGAGCACTTGCCGGCTGCTCCCTGTGCATGGTTTGCCGCCCGAATCGGTGGTGAGGTGGACGCAGGGCATAGACCTCTGGAACACGCCGGGCGTGTGTATGGTTTTGTCGGGTCGATGTGTAAGCCATTCGGTCATGGATGACCACAAGGCGCTCAGGGCGGTTGGAGAACTTCTCGCGGAAGGACGGGGCCGGCTCGGTTTGACGCAGGCGGAGTTCGCCGTGCGTGCTGGTTTGGGGGTCCAGAGCCTGCGGTTTTTCGAAAAAGGGTATCGCTGGCCAGGGCAGAGTGTGCGCCTGAGAATCGAGACAGGCCTGGGCTGGTATGTGGGGGCCATCACTGAATTCCGGGAGCGGGCAGCAACTGGCCAGAGTGTGGATTCTTCTCTTGAGACAATGACTCTGACCAGCCAGCCGGGCCCCGGCGAAGACCCGGTCGGCGGAGCGGAGTAGGCTACCCGCTACCTGCCGGACGCATCCCGCCGGCGAATGCTCCGGGAGGTTCCTGCCGCGTTTTAGCCGCTTCTCCTTCAGGGGTGCAGCATTTTGAGGGCCCCGGCCCACGCGATGACCTGGTCGAAGACCGGTCCCAGGCCCTGCACCGCCAGGGGCGACGGGGTGAACGTGGTGTAGTTTTCGAACTCCGTGGCCAGTGGTAGGGAGACCTGGGCGCGGACATCGGCCATCTGCACTTCGGCGGCGATCTGCCGCAGATGTTCCACCGCCCGGATCCCGCCGGCGCTGCCGTAGCTGACGAAACCGACGGCTTTGTTGTTCCACTCCCGGTAGAGGTAATCGATGGCATTCTTCAGTGCCCCCGGCACGGAGTGGTTGTATTCGCCGGCGACGATGATGTATCCGTCGAAGGAGGCGATGACCTGCGCCCAGGCCTTCGTATGCTCGTTCCGGTACCGCCCGAGGGAGGGCGGGAGCGGTTCATCCAGCAGCGGTAGACCGAAGTCGGCCACATCGACAAGTTCGAACTGTGCATCAGAACGCTTCTTCGCCTGCTCATAGACCCAGTCCGCGACCGCTTTCCCGGCCCTGCCGGGGCGGGTGCTTCCCAGCACGATGGCTATCCTCACCATGGCACCTCATCTCCCTGCTTCCACGGCAACCTGTACCCGTTAAAACACTGCGGGAAGGGCGCTTCTTCCCCTGAGACGGTCGCTGGAGCCATCACCGGACCAGGCGCACTGCACAGCACGTTTGCGGTGTCTCAGATACTGGGAAGGGGAACGTCAGGAGATGAAGCGAGGAAACGCCCGAAATCGCCCAGAAAGGTGTTTCTAAATCCCGTTTCAAGAGTCCGACCCGATTCATGTCTCCAGAGATAGCTGCTGAGGCGATGAAGTCGATCATGCCCGGCTGTCCGTCGGCTTTCGTTGGCCATGAGTCGCAGTTCGAATTGGCCGACTCTCAGAGGGTGCTTTCACCGTCGGCGAGCCCGCCCCGCAGGGTGTCGATGTCGCTTTGGACACGGTCGGCTCCGGCGTGCTGCCGGACCATATTCGGCTAACGGGCAGTGCCGATAAGGTCATCACCATCGCCGACAGTGATGCCGCCCGGTACGGTGTGGGGTTCGCTTCCGGCGGCGGCGGGGGCCGCGCGCCGGAAGCACGTGCCGAAGCCGCGGAGCTGTTCACGCGGGGAAAGTTCAGGCTGCCGATCGCGGAGACGTTCACGCTGGAAAACATCGGCGGCCGCCCAGGCGAAAAGCGAACAGGGACACGGGCTCGGGAAGTACATCGTGAGGGTCAGCTGAGCCTCGGACCTGGCAGCAGCCGTGATGTACCGCTGCAGCGGGCTTCCTGAGGCAGCCGGTTCAGTGTCCGTGACCCGGCCGGAAAATCGAATGCGATCCGCGGGGATTGAACCAATGCGACGTTACCGGGGAACCCCGGTTCCGTGGCCGACCGGGCACCGTGGGTGTGAAGCCAAGATTCAGCCGGGACGGAAGGGTTTGATCAGGTACGCAGCGGGCCCGCGCAGAAGCCGACGGAAGCGTAATCTGAAATCAGGCCGGCGGCGGACGAGTCCGATGGCGTCCCCCACGCCACGAGGCTCACCCAGCCCGTCGCCGGTCCCGAGCCTCGGTTCGGCCCCTGGAGTGACGTCACGAACGTGCATTTTTTGGCTGAGGGTTCAACGGCACGTCAGACGTATATGCATCGCCGCCATATTTGGCCTCCCTATATTAGCGGTAGGTGGCAAGGCCCGCCCCTCAGAACGGGTGGGTCGCGTCTGAATGGCGGACGTTAGTCCTGTTCCGCGGAGGCTTTGCCGTTGCCAGGTTGCCGGCGAGGTTTGCCGCCGCGCTTGCTGTGGTGCATGGGCCGGTGACGGCCAGGGCATAGTAATTTTTGGGGGACGACCGGTTTGCTTCTCTCCCCCGCTGGGAGTCAAACAGCGCTGCGCTGCTCCGGGCCAGCGGCTTCTCCGTCCGGGAGATAACCGCTAAGACGGTCTGAAACGTACGACGCTGTATCGGCACCTGCCGCCCCGCCCCGCTCCCCCGCCGTCGGGCAGGATGTCATTCTTCCTGGTGCGTAGGACAGGGAGGGAAGGCCCATAGAATGGTGAGGAATTGGCCGGGGGACCACATGAATGCACGCGGGATTTGCCTTGTCATCGAAGATGACCTCGACATCCGGGAACTGCTCGTACTGATCCTCTCCGGCATGGGCTTTGACGTGCGGGCCGCAGCCACCGGGGCGGCAGGGATTCGCGCGGCCAAGGCACTGGATCCGACCCTGATGACGTTGGATCTCGGCTTACCGGACATAAGCGGCCACGACGTTGCCCGCAGCCTCAGGGAATATTCAAATGCGCCGATCATCATGATCACCGGACGGGCCAGGACCAGCGACGAACTCGACGGCATGGCCGCCGGTGCTACCGCCTACCTGACCAAACCCTTCCGGCCTGTACAGCTCAGGGAACTGGTGCAGGAACTGTGAGGTGTGTCAAGGATGTGAGACAGCCGGGTAGTTTCGGTTGGGTCAGGCTGCCGCGGGTAGCGGCTGCTGGTTTGTGGTGAAGTTGGCCATCGCGGTCGCCGGCGGCAGGCCGTCATTGTTGGTGTGGGGCCGCCAGCGGTTGTAGAACACTTCGATGTAGCGCATGGTCGCCCGGCGGGCGTCCTGGCGGGTGGCGAAGCTGTGGTGGTGGTAGAACTCGTTCTTCAGGGACGAGAACGCCGACTCGGCGACCGCATTGTCCCAGCACACCCCGGTAGCGCCCATCGACTGGCGGATACCGTTGCCGGCGCACCACGCGCCCATTTCCCGGGAGGTGTACTGGGTGCCTCTGTCACTATGGAAAATCGCATCCGCTGCAAG
It contains:
- a CDS encoding helix-turn-helix domain-containing protein; amino-acid sequence: MSDEPTQRRFLTIEQAAEELNVKQSLIRGLIRTGELRTILTV
- a CDS encoding DUF4177 domain-containing protein, with the translated sequence MQYVVIQVILKEKLWGTGSGNLTSLEKAINDQAAKGYRLHTITTSSSGSKGLGGGDRIQATMVFESLG
- a CDS encoding helix-turn-helix transcriptional regulator; this encodes MDDHKALRAVGELLAEGRGRLGLTQAEFAVRAGLGVQSLRFFEKGYRWPGQSVRLRIETGLGWYVGAITEFRERAATGQSVDSSLETMTLTSQPGPGEDPVGGAE
- a CDS encoding NAD(P)H-dependent oxidoreductase, whose product is MVRIAIVLGSTRPGRAGKAVADWVYEQAKKRSDAQFELVDVADFGLPLLDEPLPPSLGRYRNEHTKAWAQVIASFDGYIIVAGEYNHSVPGALKNAIDYLYREWNNKAVGFVSYGSAGGIRAVEHLRQIAAEVQMADVRAQVSLPLATEFENYTTFTPSPLAVQGLGPVFDQVIAWAGALKMLHP
- a CDS encoding response regulator; protein product: MVRNWPGDHMNARGICLVIEDDLDIRELLVLILSGMGFDVRAAATGAAGIRAAKALDPTLMTLDLGLPDISGHDVARSLREYSNAPIIMITGRARTSDELDGMAAGATAYLTKPFRPVQLRELVQEL